In one window of Spartinivicinus marinus DNA:
- a CDS encoding START domain-containing protein: MSYNKTPHSLIITLAILLLTLANISRANKWQQVKNKEGVKVYTRAIPGSEIHEFKGVTTINTSLASLIGVLDDVSACPQWVYQCTQPTLIQSVSFNERFVYQVNDFPFPSKNRDIILHAKLSQSPSTKAITIQLRAAPDFCHNNKKAICKQINKSKLIRIKKSKGFYLIEPLTKNKIQITWQHHAEPGGDLPTWLVNNLITDTPFYTLKKLAHIVQKNKYQTARLKYDTKGLIVGFEVKNW, encoded by the coding sequence ATGAGTTATAATAAAACACCCCATTCGTTGATTATAACACTTGCTATTTTATTGTTAACCTTAGCAAATATTTCAAGGGCCAATAAATGGCAACAGGTTAAAAACAAAGAAGGAGTAAAAGTTTACACTAGAGCAATACCAGGCTCTGAAATTCACGAATTTAAAGGTGTAACCACTATCAACACCAGCTTAGCAAGTCTTATTGGTGTATTGGATGATGTTAGTGCCTGCCCACAATGGGTATACCAATGTACGCAGCCAACGCTTATCCAGTCAGTTAGCTTCAATGAACGTTTTGTTTATCAAGTGAATGATTTTCCTTTCCCCTCAAAAAATCGAGATATCATCTTACATGCAAAGTTAAGCCAATCACCTTCAACAAAAGCAATCACTATTCAGCTACGCGCTGCACCAGACTTTTGTCATAACAATAAAAAAGCTATCTGTAAACAAATCAATAAATCCAAATTAATTCGCATTAAAAAGTCTAAAGGATTTTATCTGATAGAACCCTTAACTAAGAATAAAATACAAATAACCTGGCAGCACCATGCAGAGCCAGGTGGTGACCTACCTACTTGGTTAGTTAACAATTTAATTACCGACACCCCTTTTTATACACTAAAAAAGTTAGCTCATATTGTACAGAAAAACAAATATCAAACAGCAAGATTAAAATACGATACAAAAGGCCTTATTGTCGGCTTTGAGGTTAAAAACTGGTAA
- a CDS encoding substrate-binding periplasmic protein: MSVLTELLNKLNDMCCIKCKIVKYCYRCLVVSFFTTFSFAEEHCKQIQYAGASGWMPISFVDDSGQYRGLVYDIMLQVLKPLNIKLVSAPISPWTRTIDNLKKHKIDAIFGAYYNNERAKLFIYSAPIIAEPIKLFVHKENQFAFKTLQDLIGKHGIRPFGGSYGDLFDHYDKQYLQLGRIKSNQLMMKMVEKGRADYVILAEFDGIAAAKNNGLSEVIIPLDQEVTQLDVYILFSKQSACLSKLKSINDKLGELRRNGQIARLYQYYLHDIQ; the protein is encoded by the coding sequence GTGAGTGTACTAACAGAGCTTCTAAACAAGCTCAATGATATGTGTTGTATAAAATGTAAAATAGTTAAATACTGTTATAGGTGTCTTGTTGTCTCATTTTTCACAACCTTTTCCTTTGCTGAAGAACATTGTAAGCAGATTCAATACGCAGGGGCCAGCGGATGGATGCCAATATCATTTGTTGATGATTCAGGGCAGTATCGTGGATTGGTATATGACATTATGCTACAGGTTTTAAAACCGCTGAATATTAAATTAGTGTCTGCTCCTATTTCTCCTTGGACACGGACTATTGATAATTTAAAAAAACATAAAATAGACGCAATTTTTGGCGCTTATTATAATAATGAACGTGCAAAGCTGTTTATATATAGTGCTCCTATCATTGCTGAACCGATTAAGCTTTTTGTTCATAAAGAGAATCAGTTTGCCTTCAAGACTTTACAAGACTTAATAGGTAAACATGGTATTAGGCCATTTGGTGGAAGTTATGGGGATCTCTTTGATCATTATGATAAGCAGTATCTTCAGCTTGGCAGAATTAAAAGTAATCAGTTAATGATGAAAATGGTAGAAAAAGGAAGAGCAGATTATGTCATTCTAGCTGAGTTTGATGGCATCGCAGCAGCGAAAAACAATGGCTTAAGTGAAGTGATTATTCCTCTTGATCAAGAGGTTACCCAGCTTGATGTTTATATTTTGTTTTCTAAACAGTCGGCATGTTTAAGTAAACTTAAATCTATCAATGATAAGTTAGGTGAACTGAGGCGTAATGGTCAAATCGCTAGGCTATACCAATACTATTTGCATGATATTCAATAA
- a CDS encoding PilZ domain-containing protein, with amino-acid sequence MDIEELLEDDSEQKRRYPRRPIKWKALIKDTSQDKVVPATTVNVSEQGALLQSIFCFKKLQLLPIMIKVNYQGNKLTIYAKAEVRHIIIRTYDFQLGLLFKDIQKNDQQFLSRFAEGI; translated from the coding sequence GTGGACATTGAAGAGTTATTAGAAGACGACAGTGAACAAAAGCGCCGCTATCCTCGCAGACCAATTAAATGGAAAGCACTGATAAAAGATACTTCTCAAGATAAAGTGGTACCTGCAACTACTGTCAATGTTTCAGAACAAGGCGCACTTTTACAATCAATATTCTGCTTTAAAAAACTACAACTGCTCCCCATTATGATCAAAGTGAATTACCAAGGAAATAAACTAACCATTTATGCTAAAGCAGAAGTCAGGCATATTATCATTAGAACCTATGATTTTCAGTTGGGGTTGCTATTTAAAGATATTCAAAAAAATGACCAACAGTTTCTATCCCGCTTTGCTGAAGGTATTTAA
- the istA gene encoding IS21 family transposase: MLCQEDYHMIIHLHRQGIYQKDIAKRVGCCERTVRRVLQQGGSPPSKSRKPKPSKLDPYKPTIDRLLQEDVWNAVVIFREIVALGYDGSTSLLRAYITPKRPLRKTKATVRFETPPGKQLQHDWGEIETLIAGQVKKIYFSVNTLGYSRRFYFWATECMDAEHTLESLILSFQWFGGIPQEVLVDNQKALVLAHSPGGHVRFNPRFLDMASHYDFMPKACRPRRPQTKGKDERMVGYIKHHFFQRYRQFDSLDHLNQQAQQWLQTEADQRIHGTYKAPVMERFHQEQTALIPLPMQRYDTSYRESRLVNWDGYIDVSGNRYSVPDSEVGKQVIIRISLDGELRIYDGENHQLLTRHLLQPIQQGWQTQADHHRALWAQCTVEQRSLAIYQEVIDEPLPTI; encoded by the coding sequence ATGCTGTGCCAGGAGGACTATCACATGATAATCCACTTACATCGCCAAGGGATTTACCAAAAAGATATTGCTAAACGTGTAGGCTGTTGTGAAAGAACAGTAAGGCGGGTATTACAGCAAGGTGGATCGCCGCCATCAAAATCGCGCAAACCAAAACCCAGTAAACTCGATCCTTATAAGCCAACGATTGATCGTTTATTGCAAGAAGATGTCTGGAATGCAGTGGTTATTTTTCGTGAAATTGTAGCGCTAGGTTATGATGGCAGCACCAGTTTGTTGCGCGCTTATATTACACCGAAGCGACCATTACGAAAAACAAAAGCAACGGTACGATTTGAAACCCCACCAGGGAAGCAGTTGCAGCATGACTGGGGAGAAATCGAGACCCTCATTGCAGGTCAAGTAAAGAAAATTTATTTTTCAGTTAACACTTTAGGTTACTCCCGTCGTTTTTATTTTTGGGCAACAGAGTGTATGGATGCGGAGCATACACTAGAAAGCCTGATTCTCAGCTTCCAATGGTTTGGTGGCATTCCACAGGAAGTGCTTGTTGATAATCAAAAAGCCTTAGTATTAGCCCATAGCCCAGGTGGTCATGTCCGTTTTAACCCACGCTTTTTGGATATGGCCAGTCACTATGATTTTATGCCAAAAGCCTGTCGTCCAAGGCGCCCGCAAACCAAAGGCAAGGATGAACGGATGGTGGGGTATATTAAGCACCACTTTTTCCAGCGTTATCGCCAATTTGACAGCCTGGATCATTTAAATCAGCAGGCACAACAATGGTTGCAAACAGAAGCCGATCAGCGTATTCATGGCACCTACAAAGCGCCCGTGATGGAACGGTTTCACCAAGAGCAAACGGCGTTAATTCCCCTTCCTATGCAACGTTATGACACCAGTTACCGTGAAAGTCGCTTGGTCAATTGGGATGGCTACATTGATGTATCGGGTAATCGCTATAGCGTGCCGGACTCTGAAGTGGGTAAACAAGTCATCATTCGTATTAGCTTAGACGGTGAGTTACGTATTTATGATGGAGAAAATCATCAACTTCTGACGAGGCATTTACTGCAGCCGATACAGCAAGGATGGCAAACACAAGCAGATCATCATCGTGCTCTCTGGGCTCAATGTACCGTAGAGCAACGTAGTTTAGCCATTTATCAGGAGGTGATCGATGAACCTCTGCCAACTATTTGA
- a CDS encoding DUF4870 domain-containing protein, which translates to MKGIIDMSNEEKQWGMFCHVAAFVGLLIPFGSVLGPLVIWLMKKDEFGFVDHQGKEAINFQITMLIAFGILLVLSWVLIGLLLMPILFIYGLVVTVVAIIKSSKGENYRYPLTIRLIK; encoded by the coding sequence ATGAAAGGTATTATTGACATGAGCAATGAGGAAAAACAGTGGGGAATGTTTTGTCATGTGGCTGCTTTTGTAGGTTTACTGATTCCATTTGGTAGTGTCCTTGGGCCTCTTGTTATTTGGCTGATGAAAAAGGATGAGTTTGGTTTTGTGGATCACCAGGGTAAAGAAGCAATAAACTTTCAAATCACCATGTTGATTGCGTTTGGAATATTACTGGTACTCAGTTGGGTGTTGATCGGATTATTACTGATGCCAATATTATTTATTTATGGACTAGTTGTCACTGTGGTTGCGATAATTAAGTCTTCAAAAGGAGAAAACTATCGTTATCCACTCACTATTCGTTTGATTAAATAG
- a CDS encoding substrate-binding periplasmic protein, whose protein sequence is MNTLSSINRSRQKTPKLLAYSIITQLAFTSFIYLSFLFSNNSQAGNINPLCTEDDVLLGGQLSEPYHTRLRDGLVDQYLQLIFEMLNCHLKIISLPAERAILEANKGKIDGDFVLLSDIDKASYPELLKVTPSYFSFFMAYVSFDDIKYEELASYRIGVITGMPIAAESLSNIKVVRVKHYEQLIELLRRKRLHVAVLPIAVAYYYKKIACLNNLKIEVKPELKVNLYIYLNKKRANLVEPLSTAISEFKHSKKYQELVKKFLKKGLELSAPSCE, encoded by the coding sequence ATGAATACATTATCTTCAATAAATCGCTCCCGTCAAAAGACTCCCAAATTATTGGCTTATTCGATTATCACTCAACTAGCTTTCACATCCTTTATATATTTAAGCTTTCTCTTTAGCAATAACAGTCAGGCAGGGAATATTAACCCACTCTGCACCGAAGATGATGTATTATTAGGTGGCCAATTATCAGAGCCTTATCATACCCGCTTAAGGGATGGTTTAGTTGATCAATACCTACAACTCATATTTGAAATGCTTAATTGCCACTTAAAAATTATCAGCCTACCTGCTGAGCGGGCAATATTAGAAGCCAATAAAGGAAAAATTGATGGAGACTTCGTCCTACTATCGGATATAGATAAAGCCAGCTACCCAGAGTTACTCAAAGTAACACCCAGTTACTTTTCCTTTTTTATGGCTTATGTCAGCTTTGATGACATCAAATATGAAGAGCTAGCCAGCTATCGTATTGGTGTAATAACTGGCATGCCTATTGCCGCTGAGTCACTCAGTAATATCAAAGTGGTTAGGGTCAAACACTATGAGCAACTAATCGAACTTCTTCGCCGCAAGCGTCTTCATGTTGCCGTATTACCTATTGCTGTTGCTTATTACTATAAAAAGATCGCATGCTTGAACAACTTAAAAATTGAAGTCAAACCTGAACTAAAAGTAAATTTATATATTTACTTAAATAAGAAACGAGCTAATTTAGTAGAACCCCTTAGCACGGCTATCTCAGAATTCAAACATAGTAAAAAATACCAAGAACTAGTCAAAAAATTCCTTAAAAAAGGCTTAGAACTTAGTGCTCCAAGCTGTGAGTAA
- the istB gene encoding IS21-like element helper ATPase IstB: MNLCQLFERLRFEYLPLQLDSVCEQATQQSLNLQEFLTEALEVEWAGRYQKGLEGRLTQARLPWVKSLEQFDFSFQPSIDKKVIRQLTSLRFIEQAENVVLLGPPGVGKTHLAIALAVKAAEAGQRVLFLSFEQLMTKLKKAELENRLDRQLQQLIYPRVLVLDEIGYLPLTHQEASLLFRLIARRYEKASIILTSNKSFIDWGDVLGDQVIATAILDRLLHHSTTINIKGESYRLKDKRKAGILTKVTNATKSKEEAS, encoded by the coding sequence ATGAACCTCTGCCAACTATTTGAACGACTCCGGTTTGAATATTTACCCCTACAGCTTGATAGTGTCTGTGAACAAGCCACACAACAAAGCCTTAATTTACAGGAGTTTTTAACCGAAGCATTGGAAGTGGAATGGGCAGGCCGTTATCAAAAAGGGCTAGAAGGACGGCTCACGCAGGCCCGATTACCATGGGTTAAGTCATTAGAGCAATTTGATTTTAGTTTTCAGCCCAGCATAGATAAAAAAGTGATTCGTCAATTAACCTCACTTCGTTTTATTGAGCAGGCTGAAAATGTCGTCCTACTTGGTCCTCCCGGTGTTGGTAAAACCCATTTAGCCATTGCCTTAGCGGTTAAAGCGGCTGAAGCAGGCCAGCGTGTGTTATTTCTTAGCTTTGAACAATTAATGACAAAACTCAAAAAAGCGGAATTAGAAAATAGGCTGGATCGTCAGTTACAACAATTAATTTACCCTCGGGTACTCGTGCTGGATGAAATTGGCTATTTACCATTAACTCATCAAGAAGCGAGCTTGCTGTTTCGCTTAATTGCCAGACGCTATGAAAAAGCCAGTATCATCCTGACGTCAAATAAAAGCTTTATTGACTGGGGTGATGTGCTAGGTGATCAAGTGATTGCAACAGCCATTTTAGATCGGCTTCTTCATCACTCAACGACAATCAATATTAAAGGAGAAAGCTATCGACTGAAAGATAAACGTAAAGCAGGCATATTAACAAAAGTAACAAATGCGACTAAATCAAAAGAAGAGGCATCATAA